The following DNA comes from Nitrososphaerales archaeon.
TAATTCTAACCATATACTATAATGTCTATAATGAGTTAAAACCTTTATATTGGCTATGTATCAAGATTTGGTATGAGTTCATTCTTTGTTAATGGGGTGGAGGTTGAGGATACATTCGCTGAAGCCTTCCCGATGCTCGTAGGTAGAGTTTTGATCACTGCTGAAAGTGACGAATGGGCGATGATCGCAGCCCGATGGGCTACGGGCTTCGGCTCATCCATCATCATGTCACCCGCTGAAGCTGGTGTGGAGGGTGTGCCCATAAAACCGGATCAGACCCCAGACAATAGACCCGGTAGGATGATTCAAATCTACCACCGTGGTGGTGTAGAACTAAAGAGCCAGATGATCTTTCGTATAGGCCAATGTATACTCACATGCCCAACTACGGCAGCGTTCGATGGTTTACCCGATGCTAAGAAGAGAATCAAAGTTGGTAGGGCTGTGAGTATGTTCGGTGATGGCTTCCAAGTTAAGGATGAAATAGGTGGTAGGAAGGTTTGGAGGATACCGGTGATGGAGGGTGAATTTATCATCGAGGATCGATTCGGTGTGAGAAGGGCGGTTGCTGGTGGTAATATCATAATTATGGCTAAGGATCAAAAGGCAGCGCTAGAAGCCGCGACCAAGGCTGTCGATGCCATACATACGGTACCCGGTGTAGTACTCACATTCCCTGGCGGGATCTGCAGATCTGGTTCTAAGGTGGGATCGATGAAGTATAAGCTACCTGCATCTACGAACCATCCATTCTGCCCCAGATTAAGGGGTGCCATCGCCGATTCAAAGGTTCCAGAGAATGTGAACTCGATCTACGAACTGGTATTCAATGGGTTGAACCCGGATCTGGTAAAGAAAGCTACTGGTAAAGGGATAAAGGCTGCAGTAAGTGTGCCCGGTGTAGTAAGGATCTCTGCAGTGAATTTTGGAGGGAAGTTAGGCCCAGTTCAGATCAAGTTGAAGGATGCTATAGAGTCTGTGTAACTATAAGGCATTGATGTAGGGTTGTAGAGATCTCAGTTCACTCATCAGTTCAACCCATCTCATTTGTTTTTTAAATTTATTAATCCTTTCTTCTCTCTTTTATGGTGTCATGAAAGCTGTAATTTTAGCAGGTGGGTTTGGAAAGAGATTAAGACCTCTGACGAATGATAGGCCAAAGTCATTGATCGAAGTGAAGGGTAGGCCGATTCTTGAGACACAGTTAAGATGGTTGAAGAGCTATGGGATAAATGAAGTTATACTATGCCTCGGCTTCTTAAAAGAGAAGATCATCGAATTTTTAGGTAATGGGAGTAGATTCGATATTAAAGTGGGCTACGTAGTAGAGGATGAACCTCTAGGTACTGGTGGAGCGATTCTGAATGCTGAGCCCTTCTTAAAGAAGGAGGATTACTTCTTCGCACTCAATGGTGATGTAATAACGAATCTTAACCCGATGGAGCTTTTAAAGAATCTATCTGGATGTGTGGGCGTGATCGCCCTAGTACCGTTAAGGTCCCCGTATGGTATAGTGGATGTAGACGATGAAGGGCATGTGCATAGATTTAGAGAGAAGCCAGTATTACATGAATATTGGATCAATGCGGGTGTATACTGCTTAACGCCCAGTATCTTTGATTATTTGGAGAAAGGAGGTGGTATAGAGTTCACGGCCTTTCCGAAGTTGGCAGCGGAAGGGAAGTTGAAAGCTGTAAAATACCCTAATTGCTTCTGGAAGTCTATCGATGTGTACAAAGACATAGAAGAAGCAGAGAAGGAGTGGCCAGAACCATAGCTCTAAAAATTCTAAATTTTATAAAATCGATCCAGATTTTAGAATAATTTCCTTCAAAAATTGATCTTCTCCTCCTCTTTTTTATAGATAGAATCAAAATCGAAGAATTGATGTTTAAGTATTCAATATCTTGATCATTCTTGTCCATTTCCCGATCGATTCTTTTTCAATAAATCCCTTCTTTTTATAAAACTCCTTCGCAACGAGATTCTTTACACCAACCCATAGACCTACGATCCTCCTCCCTTTATCTCTTGCATACTTTATTGCCTTATCGAGTAGAGTACTCCCGATGCATATTCTTCTATAGTCTGGATGAACGAATATCTCATGAATTTCGCCCAAAACCTCGTATTCAAGGGGGCTGAACCAATTGGTATCACATGCTATGAAGGCTATCGGACCATCCAATTCTATCGTGAGGAATCCTTCCGAATCTCTTTTGAAGAGCCATTTAAAATAATCCCTTATATCCTTATCTTTGATGTACGCATATTCCTCAAGTCCTCTATACGATAGCTCGTAAAGTTTAACGAATGTTTGAAGATCTTTTAACTCAACTCTCCGTATAAGCATCCAATATGCACAACAATAATACTAATCTTCTTTTTTCTTTAAAAATCTTCTCCATCTATATCTTCAAATTTTCAAAATTCGCTAAATTGAAACTCTTTTCAAAAGAAATTACCATTTTCATATGTAATATGAAAAAAGATGGCTAGGGTAAATAGACCGAAACAGAATGGGAGTGTTATTCTTGACGATTCTGGCGAAGGGTGTCGAACATTTATTTATATACAATCATTCAAAGGGTGAGGGCTCAAATTACCTTACCTCATGTTTTAACAACCTCTCTTTAACGATGCTGTACAATCTATCTCCTTCTTTGTAAAGATCGAGAATCGGAAATCCTAGATTGGACAATTCTCTCTTCTTCTTCGATACACGGCCCGTAACTGCAAGGATCGGTGGGACGGTACCTTCGAGAATCGCATTGAGATCCTTCTCTGTTTCGGCTACGATGATTTTATCGACATCTCCTCTATTCGCTATGAGTGAGTGAAAACCTTCCAGAATTATTACATCGAGCCCTTCACTCTCAAATAGGCGAATTAAATCCTCTAAGCCGTACTTTGACTCACTTAACTTCTTTATAATCACCACTTCACTCGGCGAGAGTGCGGCTACGATCCTCGCCCCAGCACGTGCATGCCTCCAAGTATCCTTTCCCTTCTTATCGATGGTGAAACCGGGGAGGTGAATGTGCTTGATCGAGCCGATCTTGAACCCTTCAGCGGTTAAATTTGAGATAAGAAATTCAATGGTTGTAGTCTTGCCCGAACCACTCCTCCCAACGACGGCTATTACTCTTACCAAATTTACAACCTAAAGTTCAAGTTTCTCAATTCACTAAAACTGAACAGATACGCTCTGATCGTCTCTCCTTTCATCAGTTTACTTCCGGCTCGAACGATCGTATAACCATTAGCTCTGGCCAGATCGTTCGCGGAACTTGAAGGGCCATAGATGGGCTCAGCCTCGTACCCTTTATTAAAGCTGATCCTTAACAGAAGGAAGAGGTCCAGTCCCGGCTTGGCGATCACATCATCTAAAAGCCGAGCCTCTAAAACTGGAGGGCTGCCGTACGGATCGAGCCCACTCAGACCATTTAATAATGGT
Coding sequences within:
- the fhcD gene encoding formylmethanofuran--tetrahydromethanopterin N-formyltransferase is translated as MSSFFVNGVEVEDTFAEAFPMLVGRVLITAESDEWAMIAARWATGFGSSIIMSPAEAGVEGVPIKPDQTPDNRPGRMIQIYHRGGVELKSQMIFRIGQCILTCPTTAAFDGLPDAKKRIKVGRAVSMFGDGFQVKDEIGGRKVWRIPVMEGEFIIEDRFGVRRAVAGGNIIIMAKDQKAALEAATKAVDAIHTVPGVVLTFPGGICRSGSKVGSMKYKLPASTNHPFCPRLRGAIADSKVPENVNSIYELVFNGLNPDLVKKATGKGIKAAVSVPGVVRISAVNFGGKLGPVQIKLKDAIESV
- a CDS encoding nucleotidyltransferase family protein, with protein sequence MKAVILAGGFGKRLRPLTNDRPKSLIEVKGRPILETQLRWLKSYGINEVILCLGFLKEKIIEFLGNGSRFDIKVGYVVEDEPLGTGGAILNAEPFLKKEDYFFALNGDVITNLNPMELLKNLSGCVGVIALVPLRSPYGIVDVDDEGHVHRFREKPVLHEYWINAGVYCLTPSIFDYLEKGGGIEFTAFPKLAAEGKLKAVKYPNCFWKSIDVYKDIEEAEKEWPEP
- a CDS encoding GNAT family N-acetyltransferase, with translation MLIRRVELKDLQTFVKLYELSYRGLEEYAYIKDKDIRDYFKWLFKRDSEGFLTIELDGPIAFIACDTNWFSPLEYEVLGEIHEIFVHPDYRRICIGSTLLDKAIKYARDKGRRIVGLWVGVKNLVAKEFYKKKGFIEKESIGKWTRMIKILNT
- the mobB gene encoding molybdopterin-guanine dinucleotide biosynthesis protein B, coding for MVRVIAVVGRSGSGKTTTIEFLISNLTAEGFKIGSIKHIHLPGFTIDKKGKDTWRHARAGARIVAALSPSEVVIIKKLSESKYGLEDLIRLFESEGLDVIILEGFHSLIANRGDVDKIIVAETEKDLNAILEGTVPPILAVTGRVSKKKRELSNLGFPILDLYKEGDRLYSIVKERLLKHEVR